One region of Carya illinoinensis cultivar Pawnee chromosome 8, C.illinoinensisPawnee_v1, whole genome shotgun sequence genomic DNA includes:
- the LOC122319402 gene encoding cytochrome P450 87A3-like: MWSVWLSVISGLLIVFSTHWLYRWRNPKCNGKLPPGSMGFPLIGETLGFLVSSKSIDTPLFVKKRMEKYGPIFRTSLVGRPVVVSSDPEFNYQVFQQEGKLVERWYMDSFAKLLHQDATRINAHKNIHKYLRTVILGTFGTEALKEKLLLKLEDTINEKLQCWSKLSRLEVKKGTSAMIFDFTAAQLFSYEPNKSGENIGESFDNFLQGLMSFPINIPGTAYHRCLQNQKTAVKKITNTLEERKRNPEIRKGEFLDQILADMKTESFLTEKFITYMMFGLMLASFETISATLTLAIKLITDNPKVLQELTEEHEAILNSREDADSGLTWKEYKSMTFTHNVINESLRLGSVAPGILRRTLQDIQVNGYTIPKGWALMVVPSALQLNPRTYEDPLAFNPWRWQDISANVTAKNFIPFGAGMTSCAGADFSKALMAVFLHALARNTGGLLSREAR; encoded by the exons ATGTGGTCTGTTTGGCTTTCAGTCATTAGCGGCCTCCTTATAGTGTTTTCCACCCATTGGCTTTATAGGTGGAGGAACCCTAAATGTAATGGAAAATTACCACCCGGCTCTATGGGCTTCCCACTTATTGGGGAGACCCTCGGTTTTCTGGTCTCAAGCAAGTCCATAGACACCCCACTTTTCGTGAAGAAAAGGATGGAGAA ATATGGGCCAATATTTCGGACAAGCTTGGTCGGACGGCCGGTTGTGGTATCATCTGATCCTGAATTCAACTATCAAGTTTTCCAACAAGAAGGAAAACTGGTTGAGCGATGGTACATGGATTCCTTCGCAAAGCTTCTTCACCAAGACGCAACAAGAATTAATGCCCACAAGAACATTCACAAGTACCTGCGAACTGTGATCTTGGGTACCTTCGGTACCGAGGCTCTCAAGGAAAAGTTGCTGCTCAAGTTAGAAGATACCATAAACGAAAAGTTGCAGTGTTGGTCTAAGCTTTCCCGtttggaagtgaaaaaaggcaCCTCAGCT ATGATCTTTGATTTTACAGCAGCACAGCTGTTCAGTTATGAACCAAACAAATCAGGGGAAAATATTGGTGAATCTTTCGACAACTTTTTGCAAGGACTCATGTCATTCCCCATCAACATCCCTGGTACTGCTTATCATAGATGTCTGCAG AACCAGAAGACGGCGGtaaaaaaaataaccaacaCGCTAGAAGAGAGAAAACGTAATCCTGAAATTCGCAAAGGAGAGTTTCTTGATCAGATTTTGGCCGACATGAAAACGGAGTCATTCTTGACCGAGAAATTCATAACCTACATGATGTTTGGGCTTATGCTTGCAAGCTTTGAGACTATATCAGCCACTCTTACATTAGCCATTAAGTTAATTACAGATAATCCCAAAGTTCTGCAAGAATTAACG GAGGAACATGAAGCAATTCTTAACAGCAGAGAAGATGCCGACTCTGGACTCACATGGAAGGAATACAAGTCCATGACTTTTACCCATAAC GTTATCAATGAATCACTTAGGCTGGGGAGTGTTGCTCCTGGGATACTGAGAAGAACACTTCAAGACATTCAAGTAAATG GGTATACGATTCCAAAAGGATGGGCACTTATGGTGGTTCCTTCTGCACTTCAACTGAACCCAAGAACTTATGAGGATCCTCTAGCCTTCAATCCTTGGCGATGGCAG gacATCTCTGCGAACGTCACAGCGAAGAATTTCATACCATTCGGGGCAGGCATGACGTCATGTGCTGGAGCAGATTTCAGCAAGGCTCTCATGGCTGTTTTCTTGCATGCCCTGGCACGAAATACAG gtGGACTGCTATCAAGGGAGGCGAGGTGA
- the LOC122274368 gene encoding uncharacterized protein LOC122274368 produces MHNGYSVTRKQNCVVIFLALHIIMQSHLEAGGMRRPWNYQGDRAGPSSRGGGRIRGIRARRHVPYSARHNRPWGAKISSYHSPEECNQESSDDSTQPPSPPPSTNPIPTPAPIREPSPVREQSPTREAPRLEDEVLPQTGGCFLYTCLMH; encoded by the exons ATGCACAATGGTTATTCT gttacaagaaaacaaaactgtGTTGTCATCTTCTTGGCTTTACACATTATCATGCAATCCCATCTTGAAGCTGGAGGCATGAGGAGGCCGTGGAATTATCAAG GTGATCGAGCGGGACCCAGTTCTAGAGGGGGAGGGAGAATCCGGGGTATTCGGGCAAGGCGCCATGTACCCTACTCGGCTCGCCACAACCGACCATGGGGAGCAAAAATCTCCTCATATCATAGCCCTGAGGAGTGTAATCAAGAGTCCTCGGATGATTCCACACAGCCCCCAAGCCCCCCACCATCCACCAACCCAATTCCCACACCAGCGCCTATTCGAGAACCCTCACCGGTGCGGGAACAATCACCTACTAGAGAAGCCCCAAGATTGGAAGACGAGGTTCTACCCCAAACTGGTGGGTGTTTTTTATATACATGTTTAATGCATTGA